Part of the Augochlora pura isolate Apur16 chromosome 10, APUR_v2.2.1, whole genome shotgun sequence genome, GAGAATTCAAGCTTTGGAAGTCACAGAAGATTTTGGCATTCATTTAACAGAATTTGTGGTGAGTCCTGCCGGACTTTTACCTATTAGGCAGCTAGCATCCGTATTGTTGAAACAATATGTGGAAACTCATTGGTGTTCCATGGCTGAAAAATTTCGACCACCGGAAATAAATCCGGCAACAAAAGAGAGAATCAAAGAATTGTTGCCATTAGGACTTAGAGAATCTATTAGCAAAGTGAGTAGATACTATTTAagattatagatattatatttaacagcgatatatatattacatatgttTTCTGCCAGGTACGTACAGCAGTGGCATATGCGATTTCAGCCATTGCTCACTGGGATTGGCCAGAAAATTGGCCAGGTTTATTTGATATACTTGTCAATTGTTTAAGTGGAGAAAGCGAATATGCTGTACATGGGGCAATGAGAGTTTTAACAGAATTTACATCAGATCTTACCGATACCCAGTTACCTAATGTGGGACCAGTCATACTTCAAGAAATGTATAGGATATTTCAAAGTGAAAATGTATGTTCTTATCACGATTCTTGATGTGgtcattttgataatatttgttcaattttgtaGCAATATTCCATTAGAACTCGTGGACGTGCGGTAGAAATATTTACCACGATTACAACATTGGTAGCTGCTACAGAGCTATATCAAAAGGGGTTCACAGAGCAATATCTGCAGCCAATCATTCCCATGTTCTGTGAGAAGTTTGTTCAATGCTTACAAGTGCCTGATGGCCCAACCAGCGATAGTGGGCTGAAAACTGATGTTATTAAAGCTATAAATTGCCTTGTAACTAGACTACCTAAGTATGTGACGAGCTTTTTGCCACAAATGCTGCCGCCCATTTGGAAAACTTTAACTCAGAGTGCAAAAATTTATCAAGAAGGAACTGTGAACGGAGACGGAGACGATCATGATAAGCAGGTCGACTCCGATGGTAAATCATTGTTGAAATCTTCGCTTAAATTTTGACTTGTAGagtttcaatttgttttaacTATCTCCTTTTTACAGGCGTGATAATTAACTTCAATAACTTAATAATAGCGATATTCGAGTTCGTTAATTCCATTGTGGACCGCAAGCGATTTTCAAACcttttagataatttattagagGATCTTATGTACTATCTAATAATCTTCATGCAAATAACTGAAGATCAGATCGAATTATGGTCGACGAGTCCGAATCAGTTTGTAGAGGATGAGGATGTGTTCGCCTATAACGTTCGCATTTCCGCACAAGAACTACTGACAGTGAGTTACTGCGAGAAACGTCAATGCTTTGTTGAAAATCGTATCTCATCCAAATCTTCCAAACAGGTTCTCGTCAATTATTCCGCGGACAAGGCAATTAATGCCTTATGCAAAGTAATCACGCGGCACATCGAAGCAACCAATGCCTTGCAAAACGCTAACGGTTGTGGTGAAAATAACGAGTCCTGGTGGAAGTTGCGCGAATCTTCATTATTGGCTTTAAGCAAAGCCAAACCCGCCGTAGTGGAGAAGTATGCCTCCGGGATGCTTCAGTTCgatattattcaattcttaGCAACAGTTGTGTTAGCTACTTTGAACGATTCAGGTATACTAAGCTTtggctttctttcttttttctttagcTAGCAAATGTTCACGTATGGTAACCATTAGGTGCTCCACCGTTACTCCTTGGTCGCTGTTTATGCGTCGGCGGCAAGTATGCCGAAATAATACCATCGCCATTAAACTCTCAGTTTCTGGAAGCAACTGTTAATGGTTTGCAAGAGAATCAACCAGCCTGCATTAGAATCAGTGCGGTGAAAGCTATTTATTGGTTCTGCGAGGCATCGAACACAGAAACTAGCAGAGCTATGGTCAACGATATACGATCTCATTTACCACAAATATTCCAAGGACTCTTCAATTTGGCCACTCAACCCTCCACAGAAGTTTTAACTTTGGTTATGGAGACGTTACAAGTCTTAATATCGGTAatgatattttacatattgtGCTATCACTAAATGTTACAATTCTGAAAACTAACGGCCTTATTGTACATCCTTTTATAGATGGATGAAGCATTCACTGCTTCGGTGGAAAGTAAAGTCTGTCCATTGACCATCGccatatttttgaaattctacAGCGATCCAACAATCTTTGAGCTGTGCCAAGATATATTCAAGAGTCTCACGCAAAACCCGGATTGTATAGGACCGTTGCAAACACGTCTGATACCTACTCTGACAAGCATGATGGCTGTGACGTCCATGGACAAGTCGAAAGACGGTAAGACGTAGCGGAATCTCGGCTAATTGTGGTTGATctgtacattaaaaataatgacaacaaatatctttttttttgctaACTTTCAGAGAGGTGTCGAGAAGTAGCTTTAGACGTACTGCAAGTTTTGGTGCAGTACTCTCCGACTCCTTTAAGCAGTACGCTGGTCGAGACTGCTTTTCCTGCCGCGTGCCACTGTATCCTAAATTCGCAAGATAACGAGACCTTGCAGAACGGGGGCGAAGTGATACGCACCTACCTATCCGTCGCGGCGCGACAAGTCACGGTGCACCGCGACAGTGATGGCCAAACTGGCTTGCAGtatatattgcaaataattgcTCAACTATTGAATCCACAGGTTGATTTCCCTTTCTAGAGCTTAtcgtaattatacaaaatgctAGATAGATTATTTCCTCCATAATGTCGCATTCGATGACCAATCTTTAATGCTAGCTATCTTGCGAATCCTGAAGATATCGTTTGCTTTAATGAAGGACATTGCGAAGGACACTGAGTATTAGAAAAGAATACTTCACGATTTAATAACTTAGATCTATTCTGACGTTTATTCGTAGATTTTAATGCTCAGTGGACCTCTGTTTGCCGCGCATGCGCGATCAttgataatgtataaaaaaaaaatactaggTGGCCGATGCTTGATAGGAAAATAGCAGGTTTTCTTGAAAGAACATATGTTTCAGTCGAGCGAGTTCACTGCCACTTTTGTCGGTCGGCTGGTAACGACGTTAATCAGGAAGGCAGGTGACACGCTGGGCGAGAATCTCGACTTGTTGCTGAAAGCCGTGCTGAGCAAGATGCAACGGGCGGAAACGTTGACCGTGGTACAGAGTTTGCTCATGATATACGCCCATCTGATAAACACGGAATTCGACGCCGTCCTAAACTTTCTGTCCATCGTGCCCGGCCCTACAGGACAGAGCGCTCTGGCGTTCGTGCTCACCGAGTGGGTCGGCAAGCAACATTTGTTCTTCGGCAGATACGAACGGAAGGTGGCAACGGTCGCGCTATGCAAGATACTCGAGTTCGGCGTTACTCACGACGACAGTCGGTTGAATGAGATCACCGTCAAGGGTGACCAAATATTTTCAGGTATGTCAACCagaagtattttttattagaagtaAAACGTATACgatggataaataaattgaacaaaatggTCTGAATTAACATTCGCTACTACTATATCTAGGAAACGAGGAGGGTGTGAGAACTAGGAGCAAAGCGGAATCGCAGCCTTATCAGTGGACCACGATACCGGTGCTGGCCAAGATCTTTAAGCTGATCATTAATGAGCTGTCGAACGATATGGAAGCGGTCACTGCGAATCAGGAGTCGGACGTTAGTAACAATCtcatatttatttgacaacAACTAGTAAGTGAAAATCTTAGTAGGTAAATGAGTGTATGTGTGTATGTTGACGCGCAGGaatccgacgacgacgaggagggtGAAGACAACAATACTTTCCTAGATCCCGGCTACGAAACCATGTTATGTAAGTACAGTTTGCTCCGATCGTTTCCACGATAATCTCGGTTCGCGTGGTTCAGGGACTCGATTGTGTTTCCAGTGTTGGACGAAGCTGCAAACGATGCGGAGGAAGGCGAAGAGGATCCGGAGTTGCTGGAAGACTCGATCTACCATTTGAACCTTGGTCAATACATGCGTGACTTTCTGTTGAACTTTTCGACGCATCATTGTTTTCCCGCTTACGTTCAGCACTTGAACATTCCGGAGCGGAAAGTGCTGAGCAGTCTAAATATCAACGCATCGTTTATGTAATGGATAAATAGATATATCGATCATCagatttttgaatttcataataaaacatGCAAGCTTTTTGTACGACTGTCTTCTATGCGCGACCGATATTCCGGCAGGCGATCAGCGAACGGTTCGTTACCGCGCTTGAAACGCCTCTTCCTCACCAGGATCGTTCGTCCTCTTCCGGCCGACAGTCTGAAGTATTTACACAAAGATTATACATCGttacatttattgtacatATCTACAGAGGCGTATTTTCGTTCTATTCATCGATTCACAGAGAAGGATTCGGTTCGTGTAAAATAATCTACATACAttcatatgtatacatgtcATTGTATAATAACTATTTACAATCGACCGAAGCGAATGGTCGTTTCAACGATCATTCCGGATCGTTCCGAGCTCGTTCTGCCGCGCACTCGAAGCAACATTGAGCATGTAACTTGGGAACAATATTCCCGTCACTCGAGATGCGGAAGAACTCGCTCTAATTTTGCGCGGATTGGACGCGCGAGATAGACGCTAAGAGACAAGAAACTGTAGGCGAGCCGCCAGATTCAGATCGGG contains:
- the Ipo9 gene encoding importin 9, with amino-acid sequence MSTMGTDVQGSLREALYETLTGILSPDRDTRQAAEQRIQALEVTEDFGIHLTEFVVSPAGLLPIRQLASVLLKQYVETHWCSMAEKFRPPEINPATKERIKELLPLGLRESISKVRTAVAYAISAIAHWDWPENWPGLFDILVNCLSGESEYAVHGAMRVLTEFTSDLTDTQLPNVGPVILQEMYRIFQSENQYSIRTRGRAVEIFTTITTLVAATELYQKGFTEQYLQPIIPMFCEKFVQCLQVPDGPTSDSGLKTDVIKAINCLVTRLPKYVTSFLPQMLPPIWKTLTQSAKIYQEGTVNGDGDDHDKQVDSDGVIINFNNLIIAIFEFVNSIVDRKRFSNLLDNLLEDLMYYLIIFMQITEDQIELWSTSPNQFVEDEDVFAYNVRISAQELLTVLVNYSADKAINALCKVITRHIEATNALQNANGCGENNESWWKLRESSLLALSKAKPAVVEKYASGMLQFDIIQFLATVVLATLNDSGAPPLLLGRCLCVGGKYAEIIPSPLNSQFLEATVNGLQENQPACIRISAVKAIYWFCEASNTETSRAMVNDIRSHLPQIFQGLFNLATQPSTEVLTLVMETLQVLISMDEAFTASVESKVCPLTIAIFLKFYSDPTIFELCQDIFKSLTQNPDCIGPLQTRLIPTLTSMMAVTSMDKSKDERCREVALDVLQVLVQYSPTPLSSTLVETAFPAACHCILNSQDNETLQNGGEVIRTYLSVAARQVTVHRDSDGQTGLQYILQIIAQLLNPQSSEFTATFVGRLVTTLIRKAGDTLGENLDLLLKAVLSKMQRAETLTVVQSLLMIYAHLINTEFDAVLNFLSIVPGPTGQSALAFVLTEWVGKQHLFFGRYERKVATVALCKILEFGVTHDDSRLNEITVKGDQIFSGNEEGVRTRSKAESQPYQWTTIPVLAKIFKLIINELSNDMEAVTANQESDESDDDEEGEDNNTFLDPGYETMLLLDEAANDAEEGEEDPELLEDSIYHLNLGQYMRDFLLNFSTHHCFPAYVQHLNIPERKVLSSLNINASFM